The following proteins are co-located in the Candidatus Competibacteraceae bacterium genome:
- a CDS encoding peptidylprolyl isomerase, protein MQIARIDDEILNADDFVKTLKLDNRFNTLIEQILIDKLTVRAAKKSGITVTPAEIQERVDQFRRVEGLHRAQDTHAFLEALGVTLDEFESHMTEILYREKMQAQMTRQEQIEDYFRLHSPKFDSVEINHITVDSEGKARELLALLEDEPTLFAELAREHSMDLDSKFKGGYIGKVLRGALPNEVEAKIFNAAEGELLGPFVSDDELIFEIFQIRAKHSAQLDEATTRDVAKMIRNDWLAARAQEHRLEVI, encoded by the coding sequence ATGCAAATTGCCCGTATCGACGATGAGATCCTCAATGCCGACGATTTCGTTAAAACCCTCAAGCTCGACAATCGCTTCAATACGCTGATCGAGCAGATTCTGATCGACAAACTGACGGTGCGAGCGGCGAAGAAGAGCGGCATTACCGTTACCCCGGCCGAAATTCAGGAGCGGGTCGATCAATTCCGCCGGGTGGAAGGACTGCACCGGGCACAGGATACCCATGCGTTCCTGGAAGCGCTGGGGGTGACCCTGGACGAATTCGAAAGCCACATGACCGAGATCCTCTATCGGGAAAAGATGCAAGCGCAAATGACCCGCCAGGAACAGATCGAGGACTACTTCCGCCTGCATTCTCCGAAGTTCGACAGCGTCGAGATCAACCACATCACCGTGGACTCCGAAGGCAAGGCCCGTGAACTGCTGGCCCTGTTAGAGGATGAACCGACGCTGTTTGCCGAGTTGGCGCGCGAACATTCCATGGACCTGGACAGCAAATTCAAGGGGGGTTACATAGGCAAGGTGCTGCGGGGCGCGTTGCCCAACGAAGTGGAAGCCAAGATCTTCAACGCCGCGGAGGGGGAACTGCTGGGTCCCTTCGTCTCTGACGACGAACTGATCTTCGAGATCTTTCAGATCAGGGCCAAACATTCCGCCCAACTCGACGAAGCCACCACCCGCGACGTCGCCAAGATGATCCGTAACGACTGGCTCGCGGCGCGGGCTCAGGAACATCGCCTGGAAGTTATCTAA
- a CDS encoding HlyD family efflux transporter periplasmic adaptor subunit — protein MIATHDAQSHPNAILGEQSLEGIEILAAEPSRLIRVMIALLAALLLAALAWSFFGKVGVIVKAQGQLGPEADERLLFAPIEGQLNDLYIVEGAPVAAGDVVARVNALGAMQLAAGALMAQLKLQSTEAAFRTFPVQKKAMEKGIELIQFQIESAEEVDDRRISQGMTQLAADQRLKLERARLKLDGAQDALTFTRNDYEKHRRLFESPGGGGIARSKVEEKFKEYQSKIAEFEIAKNELAEFEVKLNEEYAKRQEELKARSERLLQYYAQLEERKAQLASAERENQVALKLAQAEATAAAQISFDDIDENNLLLVKAPVAGVVTRIGVTQPGAKIDPKAPLAGIAPADARTVLHVEILEQDRAFLREGMPVKIKFNAFPFQRFGFIDGVLEFIAPTVSPSGDSPQNRVQVYRGRVSLERDYFTSPETGVRIPLRFGMIAIAEIMVQQRRLIDLALDPLRGASG, from the coding sequence ATGATCGCTACTCACGACGCCCAATCCCACCCGAACGCCATACTCGGCGAACAAAGCCTCGAAGGTATCGAAATTCTTGCCGCCGAACCCTCGCGCCTGATTCGCGTCATGATCGCTTTGCTGGCCGCCTTGCTGCTGGCGGCCCTGGCCTGGTCGTTTTTCGGCAAAGTGGGCGTCATCGTCAAAGCCCAGGGCCAACTGGGGCCGGAAGCCGACGAGCGACTGCTGTTCGCGCCCATCGAAGGACAACTGAACGATCTCTATATCGTCGAAGGCGCGCCGGTCGCCGCCGGCGACGTGGTGGCGCGGGTCAACGCGCTGGGAGCCATGCAGCTGGCGGCCGGCGCGCTGATGGCGCAGCTCAAGCTGCAATCGACCGAAGCCGCTTTCCGAACCTTTCCCGTGCAGAAAAAGGCCATGGAAAAGGGCATCGAACTGATCCAGTTTCAGATCGAGAGCGCCGAGGAGGTCGACGATCGGCGCATTTCCCAAGGCATGACCCAACTGGCCGCCGACCAGCGGCTCAAGCTCGAACGGGCCCGACTGAAGCTGGACGGTGCCCAGGATGCCTTGACTTTTACCCGCAACGATTACGAGAAGCATCGCCGCCTGTTCGAATCCCCGGGCGGCGGCGGTATCGCCCGCTCCAAGGTCGAGGAAAAATTCAAGGAATACCAAAGCAAAATCGCTGAGTTTGAGATCGCCAAGAACGAGCTGGCCGAATTCGAAGTCAAGCTGAACGAGGAATACGCCAAGCGCCAGGAGGAGCTGAAGGCGCGCTCGGAGCGCTTGCTGCAATACTATGCCCAGTTGGAGGAACGCAAGGCCCAACTCGCCAGCGCCGAACGGGAAAATCAGGTTGCGCTCAAGCTGGCTCAGGCGGAGGCCACCGCCGCCGCCCAGATCAGTTTCGACGATATCGACGAGAACAACCTGTTGCTCGTCAAGGCGCCGGTGGCCGGGGTCGTCACCCGGATCGGCGTCACTCAGCCCGGCGCCAAGATCGATCCCAAGGCTCCTCTCGCCGGCATTGCCCCGGCCGACGCCCGGACGGTGCTGCACGTTGAAATCCTGGAGCAGGATCGTGCCTTTCTCCGGGAGGGCATGCCGGTCAAGATCAAGTTCAACGCCTTCCCCTTTCAGCGCTTCGGCTTCATCGACGGCGTCCTGGAATTTATCGCGCCGACCGTTTCTCCCTCCGGCGACAGCCCTCAGAACCGGGTGCAGGTCTACCGGGGGCGCGTCAGTCTGGAGCGGGATTATTTCACTTCGCCCGAAACCGGCGTCCGGATACCGCTGCGCTTCGGCATGATCGCCATCGCCGAAATCATGGTGCAGCAACGGCGGTTGATTGATCTGGCCCTGGACCCCTTGCGCGGGGCCTCCGGCTGA
- a CDS encoding FHA domain-containing protein, which translates to MRIVLRSLSHPKLDVLSIADELCLIGRDTPPFASVRGAASAGLAVQHACIFRKENEFYLIDFGTGSATLLNGRALPPKYPTKLANDDELGFAGIFKFRVERDSRGERGAVPSPMAPVQLALLPAPDSVGGEAIAIHGVPPLLIGRDMLLSAPAEDANAVPAAIKPLSRCHALLFLRGDSLHVMDLGSTNGTWRGTERIPPYTALPVGEGDTLAFGTLRLSYTVQIRRTDDDRAVNQEPDLEETANSSGIYAVGRTVYIKKGANSFLKMLADHLDETPAEPAREKANLAPPASQKPMGKARAFIRELRAALGNERPRHRAWLAGGSVAVVLAVMALYFHNAPQREIKALIEQGDYRAGLLQASEYLNQHPGDAEMSSMALKALVKETVPGWQTEIETGHFAAAADRLRKTPVQAIPESGALLGLLEWIGDLQSFLSERGGRDAPLKLFQDEQAISALLARWNAVARDYELLSLKIADWVPDFQNLRRRVLSQQRLLRNEQAVYLKAITTLEQSLRQLLARGNADEALASLERFALQYPRIVGLAPLRADIVQFETLQRAARDQDLGNLVDWREVAFTTPWVRETATQWLEEQLPPAEVLEHYQTALAAWKVGNIQQAIALLKPLLQERGGLIVAAKLEHFQQVADAFEQLSAARGQPDYGERLLGLSHTLHPSEDRFFLDALADDLRLQRQTLSTRAKALFQQADSHWKEYRRRGGISGLMRLEQSVSRSFKQQTRRLTQAYEAASAGARLHDLLRQADPETTRKLYEDILAETRRQRQSLADLRLVMKSTLLDAKLQLLPDPRTLSP; encoded by the coding sequence ATGCGTATCGTCCTACGGTCCCTTTCCCACCCCAAACTCGATGTCCTGAGCATCGCCGACGAGCTTTGCCTGATCGGCCGCGACACCCCCCCCTTTGCTTCCGTCAGGGGCGCGGCAAGTGCCGGACTGGCAGTTCAGCATGCCTGCATCTTTCGGAAAGAAAACGAGTTTTATCTGATCGATTTCGGCACGGGTAGCGCTACTCTGCTGAATGGCCGGGCGCTGCCACCGAAATATCCCACCAAACTGGCCAACGATGACGAACTCGGGTTTGCCGGCATTTTCAAATTTCGGGTGGAGCGCGACAGCCGGGGCGAGCGCGGGGCCGTGCCTTCCCCAATGGCGCCGGTACAACTGGCCCTGCTGCCGGCACCCGACAGCGTCGGCGGCGAAGCCATCGCCATCCATGGTGTTCCCCCGCTCCTGATCGGCCGCGACATGCTGCTGTCGGCGCCGGCCGAAGACGCCAATGCCGTTCCCGCCGCCATCAAGCCTCTCTCCCGCTGTCACGCGTTATTGTTTCTCAGGGGCGACAGCCTGCATGTGATGGATCTGGGCAGCACCAATGGCACCTGGCGCGGAACGGAGCGGATTCCGCCCTACACCGCATTACCGGTAGGTGAGGGCGACACCTTGGCCTTTGGTACGCTTCGGCTGAGCTATACGGTACAGATTCGGCGAACTGACGATGACCGTGCGGTGAACCAGGAACCCGACCTCGAAGAAACGGCCAATTCATCGGGGATCTATGCCGTTGGCAGAACTGTTTATATCAAGAAGGGAGCCAATTCGTTCCTGAAAATGCTGGCTGATCACCTTGACGAGACTCCCGCCGAGCCGGCCAGGGAAAAAGCCAACCTTGCGCCGCCCGCCAGCCAAAAACCCATGGGCAAGGCGCGGGCGTTTATCCGGGAGCTACGGGCAGCCCTGGGCAACGAACGGCCACGCCACCGGGCCTGGTTGGCGGGGGGTAGCGTCGCCGTCGTATTGGCCGTGATGGCGCTGTACTTCCATAACGCGCCGCAGCGGGAGATCAAGGCGCTGATTGAACAAGGGGACTATCGCGCCGGCCTGCTCCAGGCCAGCGAGTACCTGAACCAGCATCCCGGCGACGCCGAAATGTCGAGCATGGCCTTGAAAGCGCTGGTCAAGGAAACCGTGCCCGGCTGGCAGACGGAAATCGAAACCGGTCATTTCGCCGCCGCCGCCGATCGACTCCGAAAAACCCCGGTTCAGGCCATACCGGAAAGCGGGGCCTTGCTGGGGCTGTTGGAATGGATCGGCGACCTGCAAAGTTTCCTGAGCGAACGCGGTGGCCGCGATGCGCCGCTCAAGCTGTTTCAGGACGAGCAAGCCATCTCCGCGTTATTGGCGCGTTGGAACGCCGTTGCCCGGGACTATGAATTACTATCGCTCAAAATCGCCGACTGGGTGCCCGATTTCCAGAACCTGCGCCGGCGGGTGCTGAGCCAACAACGCCTGCTGCGCAACGAGCAAGCGGTCTACCTGAAGGCCATCACCACCCTCGAACAGTCCTTGCGCCAGCTTCTGGCGCGGGGCAACGCCGATGAAGCCTTGGCGTCTCTGGAACGTTTCGCGCTGCAATATCCGAGAATTGTCGGTCTGGCGCCGTTGCGCGCGGATATCGTCCAGTTCGAGACACTGCAACGTGCCGCCAGGGATCAGGATCTGGGCAACCTGGTGGACTGGCGCGAGGTTGCTTTCACCACGCCCTGGGTGCGCGAGACGGCGACTCAATGGTTGGAGGAACAACTCCCTCCCGCCGAGGTGCTGGAACACTACCAAACGGCGCTGGCCGCCTGGAAGGTCGGCAATATTCAGCAGGCCATTGCCCTGTTGAAACCGCTGCTTCAGGAGCGAGGTGGCCTGATCGTCGCGGCCAAGTTGGAGCACTTCCAGCAGGTGGCGGACGCTTTCGAACAGTTATCGGCCGCTCGGGGGCAGCCGGATTACGGCGAACGCCTGCTGGGGCTGAGCCATACCCTGCATCCCAGCGAGGATCGTTTTTTCCTGGACGCCCTCGCCGATGATTTGCGTCTCCAGCGCCAAACGCTGTCCACCCGGGCCAAGGCCCTGTTCCAACAAGCCGACAGTCACTGGAAGGAGTATCGGCGTCGTGGCGGCATCAGTGGCTTGATGCGCCTGGAACAAAGCGTTTCCCGATCCTTCAAGCAACAGACCCGGCGTCTGACGCAAGCCTACGAAGCCGCAAGCGCCGGCGCGCGGCTCCACGATCTGCTGCGCCAAGCCGATCCTGAAACGACGCGCAAGCTGTACGAAGACATCCTGGCCGAAACCCGACGCCAGCGGCAATCCCTCGCCGATCTTCGGCTGGTGATGAAATCCACGCTGCTGGACGCCAAACTGCAACTGTTGCCGGACCCACGGACCTTGTCGCCATGA
- a CDS encoding efflux transporter outer membrane subunit, translating to MQQPTSDSLFISTEASVPGRGVAGVHRKLTGLLLGVCLVTVAGCANTDDPGYQRPSLPEKAGWTLTGDGPVSATDAIRPDWWTQFGDAYLDNLVRQAIAGSQDVKILAARIDAAGIGLEEERASTLPKLSLGTTTDLTATPNNQARAFGVNVSGLNWEIDLWGKARKGIRAQQAEYKASEADYRAGYLSLISEVASTYFQIRQFDEQIARQQAGLAKNRRILGILERQRQEGLVANTRVLQQQAENRGLQRDLLDLQRQRTLTENRLATLLGIPAGNLRVPEASLSRTVRPLAVPAGLPADLLARRPDILAAEYRVLRAYELIGKARLAKLPSISLTGQGGLASAALGALLGNWTLGIGLAINLPIFDPSLDLEIKRTQVDQQIAEEEYRKTVIQAFEEVENALVNLANRKQQIDEMERQLNDLRIIGNQVDAQLQAGLVSQLEVFEAERSLLSTEQTLLEVKHQRLQDTVTLYKAMGGGWPRETVELAMDP from the coding sequence ATGCAGCAACCGACAAGCGATTCACTTTTTATCTCCACCGAGGCCAGCGTCCCGGGCAGGGGTGTCGCCGGCGTTCACCGCAAGCTGACGGGGCTGCTGCTCGGTGTCTGCCTGGTCACGGTGGCGGGTTGCGCTAATACGGACGATCCCGGCTATCAGCGCCCGTCGCTACCCGAAAAGGCAGGTTGGACCTTAACGGGTGACGGCCCGGTGTCGGCCACCGATGCCATTCGACCGGATTGGTGGACCCAGTTTGGCGATGCTTACCTGGATAATCTCGTGCGCCAAGCCATCGCCGGCAGCCAGGACGTGAAAATTCTGGCCGCGCGTATCGATGCCGCCGGCATCGGCCTGGAAGAGGAACGGGCCAGTACCCTGCCAAAGCTGAGTTTGGGCACCACCACCGATCTGACCGCGACACCGAATAACCAGGCGCGCGCCTTCGGGGTGAATGTGTCCGGTCTCAATTGGGAAATTGATCTGTGGGGCAAGGCCCGCAAGGGGATTCGCGCCCAACAAGCCGAATACAAGGCGTCCGAGGCTGATTATCGAGCCGGCTATCTGTCGTTGATCTCGGAAGTGGCCAGCACCTATTTCCAAATCCGCCAGTTCGACGAGCAGATCGCTCGCCAACAAGCCGGTTTGGCCAAGAACCGGCGTATTCTCGGCATCCTGGAACGCCAGCGGCAAGAGGGGCTGGTAGCCAACACCCGGGTACTGCAACAGCAGGCGGAAAATCGTGGTCTGCAACGGGATTTACTCGATCTGCAACGGCAACGGACACTGACGGAAAATCGTCTGGCGACCCTGCTGGGTATTCCAGCCGGCAATCTGCGCGTGCCCGAGGCGTCCCTCAGCCGTACCGTGCGCCCCTTGGCCGTACCGGCTGGATTGCCCGCCGACCTGCTGGCGCGGCGGCCCGACATTCTGGCGGCCGAATATCGGGTACTGCGGGCTTACGAGCTGATCGGCAAGGCGCGACTGGCAAAGTTACCCTCGATCAGCCTGACCGGCCAGGGTGGGCTGGCCAGCGCCGCCCTGGGGGCTCTGTTGGGTAACTGGACGCTCGGCATCGGTTTGGCGATCAACCTGCCCATATTCGACCCGAGTCTCGATCTGGAGATCAAGCGTACTCAGGTGGACCAGCAAATCGCCGAGGAAGAATATCGCAAGACCGTGATCCAAGCCTTCGAGGAGGTGGAAAACGCCTTGGTGAATCTGGCCAACCGCAAGCAACAGATTGATGAGATGGAGCGACAACTCAACGATCTACGCATCATCGGCAACCAGGTTGATGCCCAGTTACAGGCCGGCCTGGTCTCGCAGCTTGAGGTCTTCGAAGCGGAACGAAGCCTGCTTTCGACCGAGCAGACGCTGTTGGAGGTCAAACATCAGCGCTTACAAGATACGGTCACCCTGTACAAAGCCATGGGCGGCGGCTGGCCCCGGGAAACCGTCGAACTGGCCATGGACCCATAA
- the folA gene encoding type 3 dihydrofolate reductase, giving the protein MSAPLTLIAALARNRVIGRDNRLPWHLPADLRFFKQTTMGKPLLMGRRTWESIGRPLPGRRMIVLSRDLAYHAPGCEMARSLNEALERAGPATEPMVIGGAMLYRQTLPRAERLYLTLVEADVPGDAWFPEWDARDWRLVWEEAHSVDAQHIWPYRFQRWERVCRLT; this is encoded by the coding sequence ATGAGCGCGCCATTGACGCTGATCGCCGCGTTGGCCCGCAACCGGGTCATCGGCCGGGACAACCGCCTGCCCTGGCATCTGCCGGCGGATTTGCGCTTTTTCAAGCAGACGACGATGGGTAAGCCGCTATTGATGGGCCGGCGCACCTGGGAATCCATCGGCCGACCGCTGCCGGGTCGCCGGATGATCGTGCTGAGCCGCGATCTCGCCTATCACGCGCCCGGATGCGAGATGGCGCGATCGCTGAACGAAGCCTTGGAGAGGGCCGGCCCGGCCACCGAGCCGATGGTGATCGGTGGGGCGATGTTGTACCGACAGACCTTGCCGCGGGCCGAGCGGCTGTATTTGACTCTGGTCGAAGCCGACGTGCCCGGCGATGCCTGGTTTCCGGAATGGGACGCGCGAGACTGGCGGCTGGTCTGGGAAGAGGCACATTCGGTCGATGCCCAGCATATCTGGCCCTATCGCTTTCAGCGCTGGGAGCGGGTGTGTCGCTTGACTTGA
- a CDS encoding symmetrical bis(5'-nucleosyl)-tetraphosphatase: MAVYAIGDIQGCYDPLRRLLDLLRFDPAVDMLWLVGDLINRGPHSVEVLRLVHGLGERVVAVLGNHDLTLLAVAAGLVKPKRKDTFHSILDAPDRDELLDWLRRCPLLHHDAELGFTMTHAGLPPQWDLALAQRGAAELAATLRGPDYQQFLAHMFGGEPRRWRNDLSGYDRLRFTVNALTRMRFCTADGSLSFGEKGAPGSQGPGLLPWFAVPGRRNADLNLVFGHWASLGYYRAPGIYALDSGCVWGNRLTAIRLDEPGVPAWSVPAHNLPPVPT, translated from the coding sequence ATGGCTGTTTACGCCATCGGCGACATTCAGGGCTGTTACGACCCGCTGCGGCGCTTGCTCGACCTGCTGCGCTTCGATCCCGCCGTTGACATGCTGTGGCTGGTCGGCGATCTGATCAATCGCGGGCCGCACTCGGTCGAGGTGCTACGACTGGTGCACGGTCTGGGCGAGCGGGTGGTGGCGGTGTTGGGCAACCACGATCTGACTCTGCTGGCGGTTGCCGCCGGCCTGGTGAAACCCAAACGCAAGGACACTTTCCATTCCATCCTGGACGCACCCGATCGCGATGAACTGCTGGACTGGCTGCGCCGGTGTCCGCTGTTGCATCACGATGCCGAACTGGGTTTTACCATGACTCATGCCGGGTTACCGCCGCAGTGGGATTTGGCCTTGGCGCAACGCGGCGCGGCGGAACTGGCGGCGACCCTGCGCGGGCCGGATTACCAGCAGTTTCTGGCGCACATGTTCGGCGGTGAGCCACGGCGCTGGCGGAACGACCTGAGCGGTTACGATCGGCTGCGCTTCACCGTCAACGCCCTGACCCGGATGCGGTTTTGCACGGCGGACGGCTCGCTGTCCTTCGGGGAAAAAGGGGCGCCCGGCAGTCAGGGACCAGGCTTGCTGCCCTGGTTCGCCGTGCCGGGGCGGCGCAACGCCGATCTCAATCTGGTGTTTGGCCACTGGGCCTCGTTGGGCTACTACCGCGCACCGGGTATTTACGCGCTGGACAGCGGCTGCGTCTGGGGCAATCGATTGACCGCTATCCGGTTGGACGAACCCGGCGTTCCCGCCTGGAGCGTGCCGGCCCACAACCTGCCGCCGGTGCCGACATGA